TTTGTGACTAAATCAGCTTCTTTTGCAATATTTAGATTTGTAACACTCATTTTCTTACCATTTGTAAAATGCTTTATGAATGTAATGAATTATTTTTGGAATTCTAATAATTCACCTTTATTATTTCTTTTTACTTTTTGAAAAACTTACACAATTCACTGACGCATTAACTTTTACCAAAAATAAAAAGGCAACTTTCATTCATCATTGAATAAAAATCACCTTTTAATTTGAGTAAATCATTATCAGCACATTCATTTTGTATATGCGTTAAGCGTTGCACATTACAAATAGATAGTTATGACTTATTAGATTATTTAATTTGACTCACCATCGCTAAAATTTCGTCAGTAACTTCTTCAATCGACTTGCCTGTCGTATCTAATGTCACTGCATCATCTGCTTTTCTTAATGGTGATATTTCACGGTTCATGTCATATTGATCACGAGCTTCAATATCACGTTTTAAATCTTCAAAATTTGATTCGATACCTCTTAATTGATTATCTTTATATCTTCTTTCTGCTCGCTCTTCAACTGATGCAATCATATATACTTTTAAATCTGCATCTGGTAGCACTACAGTTCCGATATCGCGACCATCCATTACGATACCTTTTTCTGCAGCTAACTCTTTTTGTTTTTTAACGGCGAATGAACGTACTGGCTCTTTAGATGCAACGTATGAAACATGTTGCGTCACATCATTATTTCTTAAAAAGTCTGTTACATCTTCGTTATCTAAAATGACACATTGACCTTTATCTGCTTTATAAGTTAAATCTAATGTTGTTTGGTCAACTAGTTTTGCAAAGTCCTCAGTTTTGTTTAATTTTAAATATTTGTATGTTAATGCACGATACATTGCTCCTGTATCGACATAAATCATTGATAGTTCGCTGGCTACACGTTTCGCAATTGTACTTTTTCCGGCAGCAGCTGGACCATCTAATGCAATATTAATGGCTTTCATGCGTCATTTCCCTTCCTTGTCGTTTTATGAATAATATTTTATCATAATTAGGTAAATTAAATATAGGAGGAAATATATGAAACATCTACTTGTTATTCATACTGGTGGCACCATTAGTATGTCACAAGACCAATCTAATAAAGTAGTAACAAATGATATCAACCCTATTTCAATGCATCAAGATGTCATAAATCAATATGCACAAATAGATGAATTAAATCCTTTTAATGTACCATCACCTCATATGACAATCCAACATGTTAAACAATTAAAGGATATTATTTTAGAAGCAGTAACAAATAAATATTATGATGGTTTCGTTATCACGCATGGTACCGATACGTTAGAAGAAACTGCCTTTTTACTTGATTTAATATTAGGTATCGAGCAACCTGTTGTTATTACTGGCGCAATGCGCTCGTCTAATGAAATTGGTTCTGACGGATTATATAATTATATTTCCGCTATTCGCGTTGCCTCTGATGAAAAGGCCCGTCATAAAGGCGTGATGGTTGTATTTAATGATGAAATTCATACGGCGCGTAATGTTACCAAAACACATACGTC
The genomic region above belongs to Staphylococcus aureus and contains:
- a CDS encoding asparaginase — its product is MKHLLVIHTGGTISMSQDQSNKVVTNDINPISMHQDVINQYAQIDELNPFNVPSPHMTIQHVKQLKDIILEAVTNKYYDGFVITHGTDTLEETAFLLDLILGIEQPVVITGAMRSSNEIGSDGLYNYISAIRVASDEKARHKGVMVVFNDEIHTARNVTKTHTSNTNTFQSPNHGPLGVLTKDRVQFHHMPYRQQALENVNDKLNVPLVKAYMGMPGDIFSFYSREGIDGMVIEALGQGNIPPSALEGIQQLVSLNIPIVLVSRSFNGIVSPTYAYDGGGYQLAQQGFIFSNGLNGPKARLKLLVALSNNLDKAEIKSYFEL
- the cmk gene encoding (d)CMP kinase — translated: MKAINIALDGPAAAGKSTIAKRVASELSMIYVDTGAMYRALTYKYLKLNKTEDFAKLVDQTTLDLTYKADKGQCVILDNEDVTDFLRNNDVTQHVSYVASKEPVRSFAVKKQKELAAEKGIVMDGRDIGTVVLPDADLKVYMIASVEERAERRYKDNQLRGIESNFEDLKRDIEARDQYDMNREISPLRKADDAVTLDTTGKSIEEVTDEILAMVSQIK